The following coding sequences are from one Danio rerio strain Tuebingen ecotype United States chromosome 21, GRCz12tu, whole genome shotgun sequence window:
- the ublcp1 gene encoding ubiquitin-like domain-containing CTD phosphatase 1, with translation MSVSVIIKWGGQEYSINTLSEEDTVLDLKQSIKSLTGVLPERQKLLGLKLKGKPADDNVKLGDLKLKPNTKIMMMGTREESLEDVLAPPPENDDVVNDFDIEEEVTEVENREENLAKIARRVKDYKVEELNPPRPGKRLLVLDIDYTLFDHKSCAETGHELMRPFLHEFLTSAYEDFDIVIWSATSMKWIDAKMKELGVTDNPNYKITFMLDSAAMITVHTPKRGVVEVKPLGVIWGKYSEFYNRKNTIMFDDIGRNFLMNPQNGLKIRPFMKAHLNREKDKELYKLSQYLKEIAKLDDFSGLNHKHWERYLSKKQNQ, from the exons ATGTCAGTTTCGGTTATTATCAAGTGGGGAGGGCAGGAGTACTCCATTAATACGCTGTCCGAGGAAGACACTGTGCTGGATCTGAAACAGTCCATTAAATCGCTCACAGGAGTCCTGCCAGAAAGACAAAAGCTCCTGGGGTTGAAACTGAAAG GTAAACCAGCGGATGATAATGTCAAACTGGGTGACTTGAAGTTGAAGCCCAATACCAAAATTATGATGATGGGCACCCGAGAGGAAAGTCTG GAAGATGTGTTGGCGCCTCCACCAGAAAATGATGATGTTGTCAATGACTTTGACATTGAAGAGGAAGTGACTGAGGTTGAAAACAG AGAGGAGAATTTGGCCAAAATAGCTCGCCGGGTGAAAGATTATAAAGTTGAGGAGTTAAATCCCCCAAGGCCAGGAAAAAGATTGCTTGTTCTAGATATTGACTACACACTCTTTG ATCATAAGTCATGTGCAGAGACAGGCCATGAGCTGATGAGACCATTCTTGCACGAGTTTCTTACATCGGCATATGAGGACTTTGATATTGTCATCTGGT CTGCAACAAGTATGAAGTGGATTGATGCTAAAATGAAA GAATTGGGGGTGACGGACAACCCTAACTACAAAATCACCTTCATGTTGGATAGTGCAGCTATGATCACAGTACACACACCTAAAAGAGGAGTCGTAGAG GTGAAGCCTTTGGGAGTCATATGGGGTAAATATAGTGAGTTCTACAACAGAAAGAACACAATCATGTTCGATGACATTGGAAGAAACTTCCTTATGAATCCACAGAATGGACTGAAG ATCAGACCTTTCATGAAGGCACATTTAAACCGCGAGAAGGACAAAGAGCTCTACAAACTGTCTCAGTATCTGAAGGAAATCGCTAAACTTGATGACTTCTCAGGTCTTAACCACAAGCACTGGGAAAG GTACCTCTCAAAGAAGCAGAATCAATAA
- the il12bb gene encoding interleukin-12 subunit beta — MKKIFFLILQTVLQLADSTSLRVIQPNVAVVDSDMQELSSFTVPLHCGEQYEGEQIHWEKNGKSILETGNRINVTINGLLGGNFTCHRPNRDFLNYTILLVHPVKFHKALLLKQSSSKEFVSCSARNYNGQFHCSWKWHHERTHKAVVYFAAIRNSSDLNCTLDSNISELTCIDKDYCPYSEEPLSINLTLLVRNMFRLEEHHRTFFIRDIVKPDKVGITKIQDNEFEWRPPQTWSFPCSFFPLSYEIKVVPRSHDCDYTGNRVEQNETNKTHYKVNSKKPYTFCIRAQDPLTKAVWSDWSHHHQKKHHHILEK, encoded by the exons TTGCAGTGGTGGACTCGGACATGCAGGAGTTGTCCAGCTTTACGGTGCCACTGCATTGCGGAGAGCAATATGAAGGAGAGCAGATTCACTGGGAGAAGAACGGGAaaagcattttggaaacaggaaaCCGCATCAATGTTACGATAAATGGACTGCTCGGAGGAAACTTCACGTGTCACAGACCAAACAGAGACTTCCTGAATTACACAATACTCCTGGTGCATCCAGTCAAGTTTCATAAAGCTCTACTTCTTAAACAATCCAGCAGCAAAG AATTCGTGTCTTGCTCGGCCAGAAACTATAATGGACAATTTCATTGCTCCTGGAAATGGCATCATGAACGAACCCACAAAGCCGTGGTATATTTCGCTGCCATCAG AAACTCATCTGACCTCAACTGCACCCTGGACTCTAATATCTCGGAACTGACCTGCATCGATAAGGATTATTGTCCGTATTCGGAAGAGCCTTTGAGCATCAACCTCACGCTGCTCGTCAGAAACATGTTCAGGCTGGAGGAACATCACAGGACTTTCTTCATCCGAGACATTG TCAAGCCAGATAAAGTGGGCATCACCAAGATCCAGGACAATGAGTTTGAGTGGCGCCCCCCACAGACCTGGAGTTTCCCCTGCAGTTTCTTTCCTCTTTCCTATGAGATCAAAGTAGTTCCAAGAAGTCATGATTGCGACTACACAGGGAATCGTGTTGAA CAAAATGAAACCAACAAGACACATTACAAGGTGAATAGCAAAAAGCCGTATACTTTCTGCATTCGAGCTCAGGACCCACTAACTAAAGCAGTTTGGAGTGACTGGAGTCATCATCATCA GAAAAAACACCATCACATCCTGGAAAAATAA